The proteins below come from a single Synechococcus sp. WH 8101 genomic window:
- a CDS encoding glycoside hydrolase family 15 protein has product MVLSPPTSLNPHTCSDDERWALLDSLDAAIDRVVLQRQHPITGLLPASTAHTVHGNYGDAWVRDCVYSIQCVWGLALAHRRLNNGRTSRSWELEQRVLALMRGVLNAMMRQAEKVERFKQSLDPLDALHAKYDTASGDTVVPDDGWGHLQIDATSLFLLQLAQLTRGGLTVLRSRHEADFIQNLIYYVARAYRVPDYGIWERGDKGNHGLPERNASSIGMAKAALEALDGLDLFGVHGDGSLQVLIPQGAVVRLRRALQGLLPRESASKEADSACLSVVGYPAWAVEDPQLVQRTCERIRRLLGGAYGYKRFLRDGHQTVVEDVSRLHYERDELATFEGIESEWPLFLAYELVTACCEERWEEACHWRERLNVLAVDQDGQRLYPELYLVPEAAVEPERRSPGSQRRQANDNIPLLWTQSLAWLGEMLLNGLLLPEDLDPCGRRLPQPLGAEEVLVALIPGTSAVAERLQGLGLPVSDPDHGPIRVLPSERLSERLQQLGANSALGLSGHPPLRAETAATARFYRQGEEQLAFLPAVLEEDTYYLADDPEHLVDTVVNELHLLQRHWRGTGAPLLLIPIEPTLLERGLESVQQLAARLASGEVDGVAVQLAPLKELASQGQWLVLPEPTQAPIARPAAAASSAAALLQASTDLQDLTAAQEQELDEISLPELRERLWSSSSLREQAEVLELLHRHLGDAAILQAPGGAPVELRSLLEEIYHRGLNQQDWNVVRRCAGVLGLVHPQLEDALIDLLARQKTVVVGRSYSSDSLLATPLSSALIAARIRRTCGHDTREQALQQELLLALDGIARREPQQLSGTLTLQLGQLMLMLTSELAAETGRSQDEAFEALCSEPPHTIGSRLRAVLTDLDQAHASLQRNEQLHLRGPVQWAVPAPLEESPSGGDWLQHRIRLGSLQRVPKDFHAGIWSLLQHCRGLVIGDKLERRNRLTSALLLEKTAGERNFATLVEHLLSRIPAPEYRQLCTECLLSLMAFVATNPSVHIDDDVALDVVIGHAVRVGWLLSHPEIEPSAYGAHKAEAWDHFYRASPADCRRWQIAALRELIRSAR; this is encoded by the coding sequence ATGGTTCTGTCGCCCCCCACCTCCCTCAACCCTCACACCTGCTCCGACGACGAGCGCTGGGCCTTGCTGGACAGCCTGGACGCGGCGATCGACCGGGTGGTGCTGCAGCGTCAGCATCCGATCACCGGCCTGCTGCCCGCCAGCACGGCCCACACCGTGCATGGCAATTACGGCGATGCCTGGGTGCGCGACTGCGTGTATTCCATCCAGTGCGTCTGGGGCCTGGCCTTGGCCCACCGACGCCTGAACAACGGCCGTACCAGCCGGTCGTGGGAGCTGGAGCAGCGTGTGCTCGCCCTGATGCGCGGGGTGCTGAACGCGATGATGCGCCAGGCCGAGAAGGTGGAGCGGTTCAAGCAGAGCCTTGACCCCCTCGATGCTCTCCACGCCAAATACGACACCGCCAGCGGCGACACCGTGGTGCCCGATGACGGCTGGGGGCATCTCCAGATTGATGCCACCTCCCTGTTCCTGCTTCAGCTCGCCCAGCTCACCCGCGGCGGACTGACGGTGCTGCGCAGCCGCCATGAAGCGGACTTCATTCAGAACCTGATCTACTACGTGGCCCGGGCCTATCGGGTGCCCGACTACGGCATCTGGGAACGGGGCGACAAAGGCAACCACGGCCTGCCGGAACGGAATGCCAGCTCGATCGGCATGGCCAAGGCGGCACTGGAGGCCCTCGATGGTCTCGACCTTTTCGGCGTGCATGGCGATGGCAGCCTGCAGGTGCTGATTCCCCAGGGGGCGGTGGTGCGCCTGCGCCGGGCCCTGCAGGGGTTGCTGCCGCGCGAATCCGCCAGCAAGGAAGCTGACAGTGCCTGCCTTTCGGTGGTGGGCTACCCGGCCTGGGCGGTGGAGGATCCCCAGCTGGTGCAGCGCACCTGCGAGCGGATCCGCCGCCTGCTCGGAGGCGCCTATGGCTACAAACGATTCCTGCGCGACGGCCATCAGACCGTGGTGGAGGACGTGAGCCGATTGCATTACGAGCGTGATGAATTGGCCACCTTCGAGGGAATCGAGTCGGAATGGCCTCTGTTCCTCGCGTATGAACTGGTCACCGCCTGCTGCGAAGAACGCTGGGAGGAGGCGTGCCACTGGCGCGAGCGCCTGAACGTTCTTGCCGTTGACCAGGATGGACAGCGGCTGTATCCCGAGCTCTACCTGGTGCCGGAAGCGGCCGTGGAGCCGGAACGCCGCTCGCCCGGCAGTCAGCGCCGTCAGGCCAACGACAACATCCCCCTGCTCTGGACCCAGAGCCTGGCCTGGCTGGGCGAGATGCTGCTCAACGGCCTGCTCCTTCCGGAGGATCTGGACCCCTGTGGCCGACGCTTGCCCCAGCCCCTCGGCGCCGAGGAGGTGCTGGTGGCCCTGATTCCCGGCACATCAGCCGTGGCGGAGCGCCTGCAAGGCCTCGGGCTACCGGTGAGCGACCCAGACCACGGCCCGATCCGGGTGCTGCCATCGGAGCGCCTGAGCGAACGGTTGCAGCAACTCGGTGCCAACTCAGCCCTCGGCCTGAGCGGCCATCCGCCGCTCCGCGCTGAAACCGCCGCCACGGCACGGTTCTATCGACAGGGAGAGGAGCAGCTGGCCTTCCTGCCAGCCGTGCTGGAGGAAGACACCTACTACCTGGCGGATGACCCCGAACATTTGGTGGACACGGTGGTGAATGAACTGCATCTGCTGCAGCGCCACTGGCGTGGTACCGGCGCCCCCCTCTTGCTGATTCCGATCGAGCCCACGCTGCTGGAACGGGGACTCGAGAGTGTGCAGCAGTTGGCCGCCCGGTTGGCCAGCGGAGAGGTGGATGGGGTGGCCGTGCAGCTCGCCCCGCTCAAAGAACTGGCAAGCCAGGGGCAATGGCTGGTGCTGCCCGAACCGACCCAGGCCCCCATCGCCAGGCCCGCAGCCGCGGCATCGAGCGCTGCCGCCCTGCTGCAGGCCTCGACCGATCTGCAGGATCTCACCGCCGCGCAGGAACAGGAGCTGGATGAAATCTCCCTGCCGGAACTGCGCGAGCGCCTCTGGAGCAGCTCCTCCCTGCGCGAGCAGGCGGAGGTGCTGGAACTGCTGCATCGCCACCTGGGTGATGCAGCGATCCTTCAGGCTCCCGGTGGCGCCCCGGTGGAGCTGCGCAGCCTGCTGGAGGAGATCTATCACCGCGGCCTGAATCAGCAGGACTGGAATGTGGTGCGCCGCTGCGCCGGTGTGCTGGGCCTGGTGCACCCGCAACTGGAGGATGCCCTGATCGATCTGCTCGCCCGCCAGAAAACCGTGGTGGTGGGTCGCAGCTACAGCAGTGATTCCCTGCTGGCCACCCCCCTCTCCAGCGCCTTGATCGCCGCACGGATCCGCCGCACCTGCGGCCACGACACCAGGGAGCAGGCCTTGCAGCAGGAGCTACTGCTGGCCCTCGATGGCATTGCCCGACGGGAACCGCAGCAGCTAAGCGGCACGCTGACGCTGCAGCTCGGACAGCTGATGCTCATGCTGACCTCGGAGCTGGCAGCGGAAACAGGACGCAGCCAGGACGAAGCCTTTGAGGCCCTCTGCAGCGAACCACCCCACACGATCGGCAGCCGCCTGCGGGCCGTGCTGACCGATCTGGACCAGGCCCACGCCTCTCTGCAGCGCAACGAACAATTGCATCTGCGTGGTCCAGTGCAGTGGGCCGTTCCGGCGCCCCTGGAGGAATCCCCCAGTGGTGGCGACTGGTTGCAGCACCGCATCCGGCTGGGCTCGCTGCAACGGGTGCCCAAGGATTTCCATGCCGGGATCTGGTCGCTGCTGCAGCACTGCCGCGGCCTGGTGATCGGCGACAAACTCGAACGTCGCAACCGGCTCACCAGTGCTCTACTGCTGGAGAAAACCGCCGGAGAGCGCAATTTCGCCACCCTGGTGGAGCACCTGCTCAGTCGGATCCCCGCTCCGGAATACCGGCAGCTGTGCACTGAATGCCTGCTCTCCCTGATGGCCTTCGTGGCCACCAACCCCTCCGTGCACATCGACGATGACGTCGCCCTCGATGTGGTGATCGGCCATGCCGTTCGCGTCGGCTGGTTGCTCTCCCATCCAGAGATCGAACCCAGTGCTTACGGAGCCCACAAGGCGGAAGCCTGGGATCACTTCTATCGGGCGTCCCCGGCGGATTGCCGCCGCTGGCAGATCGCTGCGCTGCGCGAGCTGATCAGATCGGCTCGCTGA
- a CDS encoding WecB/TagA/CpsF family glycosyltransferase translates to MDAVSTDPCDQHRYRVLGVGVDACRDVRAAAIGLHARGGGQIVTLNAEMTMTARANPALGAAIAAADLVIPDGAGVVWALRRQGVRVRRTPGIELARALLSYAEAHGWNVALIGAAPEVMEQLKRRLLEELPSLRLVLAEHGYQAAEAWPQLEQRLLSLKPDLVLVALGVPRQETWTQRLHAGQPGIWMGVGGSFDVWAGVKQRAPEWMSRLQVEWAYRLIQEPSRWRRMLSLPAFAWQVLRRGERRR, encoded by the coding sequence ATGGACGCCGTCAGTACCGATCCGTGTGATCAGCACCGCTACCGGGTGCTGGGTGTGGGCGTGGATGCCTGTCGGGATGTGCGCGCGGCCGCCATTGGCCTGCATGCCCGCGGCGGCGGCCAGATCGTCACCCTCAATGCGGAGATGACGATGACGGCCCGGGCCAATCCGGCCCTGGGTGCCGCGATTGCGGCAGCGGACCTGGTGATCCCCGATGGTGCCGGAGTGGTCTGGGCCCTGCGGCGTCAGGGGGTTCGGGTGCGTCGCACCCCTGGCATTGAACTGGCGCGCGCGCTCCTCTCCTATGCCGAAGCTCACGGCTGGAATGTGGCCCTGATCGGTGCGGCCCCGGAGGTGATGGAGCAGTTGAAGAGGCGCCTGCTTGAGGAGTTGCCGTCCCTGCGCCTGGTGCTGGCGGAGCATGGCTATCAAGCTGCTGAAGCCTGGCCCCAGCTCGAGCAACGCCTGCTGAGCCTGAAGCCCGATCTGGTGCTGGTGGCTCTCGGAGTTCCCCGGCAGGAAACCTGGACCCAGCGGCTGCATGCCGGGCAACCAGGGATCTGGATGGGCGTGGGCGGCAGCTTTGACGTGTGGGCCGGTGTCAAGCAACGGGCACCGGAATGGATGAGCCGACTCCAGGTGGAATGGGCCTACAGACTGATCCAGGAGCCGAGCCGGTGGCGACGCATGCTGTCGTTGCCGGCGTTTGCCTGGCAGGTGTTGCGCCGCGGTGAACGCCGACGCTGA
- a CDS encoding photosystem II reaction center protein K: MAATTLDLLAQLPEAYQAFGPLVDILPIIPLFFLLLAFVWQASVGFR, translated from the coding sequence ATGGCCGCCACCACACTCGATTTGCTGGCCCAACTGCCCGAGGCCTACCAGGCCTTCGGTCCGCTGGTCGACATCCTGCCGATCATCCCTCTCTTCTTCCTGCTGCTCGCTTTCGTGTGGCAAGCCTCCGTCGGTTTCCGCTGA
- the tgt gene encoding tRNA guanosine(34) transglycosylase Tgt → MFRFQIDAHCPHTQARCGCFQTPHGPVSTPRFMPVGTLGTVKGVTTSQLAETGAQMVLSNTYHLHLQPGEAVVAEAGGLHRFMAWDGPMLTDSGGFQVFSLGDLNRIDDHGVDFRNPRDGSRILLTPERSMQIQMALGADVAMAFDQCPPYPATENDVEEACRRTHAWLERCAAAHSRPDQALFGIVQGGCYPRLREESARAVAGFDLPGIAIGGVSVGEPVEEMHRIVRQVTPLLPADRPRYLMGIGTLREMAVAVANGIDLFDCVLPTRLGRHGTALVGGERWNLRNARFRHDHTPLDATCPCTACTRHSRAYLHHLIRSEELLGLTLLSLHNLTHLIRFTTAMGRAIQDGCFAEDFAPWLPESPAHHTW, encoded by the coding sequence GTGTTCCGCTTTCAGATCGACGCCCACTGCCCGCACACCCAGGCGCGCTGCGGCTGTTTCCAGACCCCCCACGGACCGGTTTCCACGCCGCGGTTCATGCCCGTTGGCACCCTGGGAACCGTGAAGGGGGTGACCACCAGCCAGCTGGCGGAGACCGGCGCCCAAATGGTGTTATCCAACACCTACCACCTGCACCTGCAGCCCGGAGAAGCCGTTGTGGCGGAGGCCGGTGGCCTGCATCGCTTCATGGCCTGGGACGGGCCGATGCTCACCGACTCCGGCGGCTTCCAGGTGTTCAGCCTCGGCGACCTGAACCGGATCGATGATCACGGCGTCGATTTCCGCAATCCCCGCGACGGCAGCCGCATCCTGCTGACACCAGAGCGCTCGATGCAGATCCAGATGGCCCTGGGTGCGGATGTGGCGATGGCCTTCGATCAATGCCCTCCCTATCCCGCCACAGAAAACGATGTGGAGGAGGCCTGCCGCCGCACCCACGCCTGGCTGGAACGCTGCGCCGCCGCCCACAGCCGGCCCGACCAGGCCCTGTTCGGGATCGTGCAGGGAGGCTGCTATCCCCGTTTGCGGGAGGAGAGCGCTCGCGCCGTGGCCGGTTTCGACCTGCCCGGCATCGCCATCGGCGGCGTGAGTGTGGGGGAACCGGTGGAGGAGATGCATCGGATCGTGCGGCAGGTGACGCCCCTGCTGCCGGCAGACCGCCCCCGCTATCTGATGGGCATCGGCACCCTGCGGGAGATGGCAGTGGCGGTGGCCAATGGCATCGATCTCTTCGACTGCGTGTTGCCCACCCGTCTCGGGCGCCATGGCACGGCACTGGTGGGCGGCGAACGCTGGAATCTGCGCAATGCCCGCTTTCGCCATGACCACACCCCCCTCGATGCGACCTGCCCCTGCACCGCCTGCACGCGCCACAGCCGCGCCTATCTGCACCACCTAATCCGCAGCGAGGAACTGCTGGGGCTCACCCTGCTCAGCCTCCACAACCTCACCCATCTGATCCGGTTCACCACCGCGATGGGACGGGCGATTCAGGACGGTTGTTTTGCAGAGGATTTCGCTCCCTGGCTGCCGGAGTCGCCCGCCCATCACACGTGGTAG
- the cobS gene encoding adenosylcobinamide-GDP ribazoletransferase has translation MASVPFWLCDLAGAWVFYSVLPAWPWLQPGFRRIARFAPWIGLVIGVLAGLLWLLLEQLGWPTASRVLVVLGFEAWITGGLHHDGVMDTADGLAAGEERRLAAMEDSRVGASGVLALLLALLLQGAALLALAERASASQAVLLLPGWLVAAAFWGRCAPLWALLRFPYLRDGGTAGFHRAQARGGWELLPAGLAVLLGLALALVLPQARLLLWSVPMGLGSSWWVACWLGRRLGGHTGDSYGACVVWTQAFMLMLMALLPMPAPVGAA, from the coding sequence ATGGCCTCCGTTCCGTTCTGGTTGTGCGATCTGGCTGGCGCCTGGGTGTTCTACAGCGTGCTGCCGGCCTGGCCCTGGCTTCAGCCGGGCTTCCGCCGCATCGCCCGTTTCGCGCCCTGGATCGGTTTGGTGATCGGTGTCCTCGCCGGGCTTCTCTGGCTGCTCCTGGAGCAGCTCGGCTGGCCTACAGCGTCCCGGGTGTTGGTGGTGCTGGGGTTTGAGGCCTGGATCACGGGTGGCCTCCATCACGATGGGGTGATGGACACCGCCGACGGTCTGGCCGCCGGGGAGGAGCGGCGCCTGGCGGCGATGGAGGACAGTCGGGTGGGCGCCAGTGGGGTGTTGGCATTGCTGCTGGCGCTCCTGCTCCAGGGTGCGGCCCTCTTGGCCCTGGCGGAACGGGCGTCGGCGTCGCAGGCGGTGCTGCTGCTTCCCGGTTGGCTGGTGGCCGCTGCCTTCTGGGGCCGGTGCGCCCCGCTCTGGGCCCTGTTGCGTTTTCCCTATCTCCGTGACGGCGGAACCGCTGGCTTTCACCGGGCCCAGGCCCGGGGGGGATGGGAGCTGCTTCCGGCTGGATTGGCTGTGCTGCTGGGGCTGGCGCTGGCTCTGGTCCTTCCCCAAGCCCGGCTGCTTCTGTGGAGTGTGCCCATGGGCTTGGGGTCGAGCTGGTGGGTGGCGTGTTGGCTGGGGCGACGCCTCGGCGGTCACACCGGTGACAGCTATGGCGCCTGTGTGGTGTGGACGCAGGCCTTCATGTTGATGCTGATGGCGCTTCTGCCGATGCCGGCGCCGGTTGGGGCAGCCTGA
- a CDS encoding sensor histidine kinase KdpD produces the protein MLLSEPFLALAQQQLSSFEGEAAMARLVLYVAQGSQGADPRLDAVQQWPRSEGQLPPVESDPALRTPAAERRWYPLRQGDLLLGALRAERHANEDWDPRLDRRLQACAAALAQGLSFDLERRRLLDQLEAQREQLQLLVHQLRNPLAALRTYAQLLLRRLDPDSRHRPLVQHLLEEQAQLDHYISSLDRIGQDTPVIADGGHQALLLPPGLPGGTGVTLKDLLLPLTERAAATAALQGRRWLGPEDWPGWSASQRAPEDQVVAEIIANLLENAFRYSPANAPLGLLLGDDWICVWDGGPTIAAAERERIFQQGVRGHRSQDRPGSGLGLALARRLAEERSGSLNLCCSPRQLDPSLPEEGNAFVLRLPQPAPASAEAPSAST, from the coding sequence ATGCTTCTCTCCGAACCGTTTCTGGCTCTTGCCCAGCAGCAGCTGAGCAGTTTTGAAGGGGAAGCCGCCATGGCGCGGCTGGTGCTGTATGTCGCCCAGGGCAGTCAGGGGGCGGATCCCCGCCTCGACGCGGTGCAGCAATGGCCCAGGAGCGAAGGGCAGCTACCGCCGGTGGAGTCGGATCCCGCCCTGCGCACTCCGGCCGCAGAGCGACGCTGGTATCCCCTGCGCCAAGGCGATCTTCTGCTCGGAGCCCTGCGGGCGGAACGCCATGCCAACGAAGACTGGGACCCGCGCCTGGACCGGCGCCTTCAGGCCTGTGCCGCAGCTCTGGCCCAAGGCCTGAGCTTTGACCTGGAACGCCGGCGCCTGCTCGACCAGCTCGAAGCGCAACGGGAGCAGCTGCAATTGCTGGTGCATCAGCTCAGAAATCCTCTGGCGGCCCTGCGTACCTACGCCCAGCTCCTGCTCAGGCGCCTCGACCCCGACAGTCGCCATCGCCCCCTGGTGCAACACCTTCTCGAGGAGCAGGCGCAGCTGGATCACTACATCAGCAGCCTCGACCGCATCGGCCAGGACACGCCAGTGATCGCCGACGGAGGCCATCAGGCCCTGCTGCTCCCACCAGGGCTCCCCGGCGGGACTGGGGTGACCCTGAAAGATCTGTTGCTTCCCCTGACCGAGCGTGCCGCCGCCACGGCGGCACTCCAGGGTCGACGCTGGCTGGGCCCAGAAGACTGGCCCGGCTGGAGTGCCAGCCAACGCGCACCGGAGGATCAGGTGGTGGCGGAAATCATCGCCAACCTCTTGGAGAACGCCTTCCGCTACAGCCCAGCCAACGCACCGCTCGGACTGCTGCTGGGCGATGACTGGATCTGCGTTTGGGATGGGGGGCCCACCATCGCCGCCGCCGAACGGGAGCGGATCTTCCAGCAGGGCGTGCGGGGACACCGCAGTCAGGACCGACCCGGCAGTGGCCTCGGGCTGGCGCTGGCCCGGCGTTTGGCTGAGGAGCGCAGCGGCAGCCTCAATCTCTGCTGCAGCCCCCGTCAGCTGGATCCTTCTCTGCCGGAGGAGGGCAATGCCTTCGTGCTCAGGCTGCCCCAACCGGCGCCGGCATCGGCAGAAGCGCCATCAGCATCAACATGA
- a CDS encoding DUF3155 domain-containing protein, which translates to MSKKRKRISRRRLAGQRVLAHVPTYNLETGEHKPVTAGRRFIAENGITPPALLKVRRNEHTTDHFFWGEKGLFSAQYAEENHFLFPSLRCIVDRIGEDTLFEGLELVADDWEEMEEYEYAFV; encoded by the coding sequence ATGTCCAAAAAGCGCAAGCGGATCAGCCGCCGCCGTCTCGCCGGTCAGCGTGTGCTTGCCCACGTGCCCACCTACAACCTTGAAACGGGCGAACACAAGCCGGTCACGGCCGGTCGTCGCTTCATTGCCGAAAACGGCATCACGCCACCGGCCCTGCTGAAGGTTCGCCGCAACGAGCACACCACCGACCACTTCTTCTGGGGTGAAAAGGGTCTGTTCAGTGCCCAGTACGCCGAAGAAAACCACTTCCTCTTCCCCTCCTTGCGTTGCATTGTCGACCGCATCGGCGAAGACACCCTGTTTGAGGGGCTGGAGCTTGTCGCCGATGACTGGGAGGAAATGGAGGAATACGAATACGCCTTCGTCTGA
- a CDS encoding alpha/beta hydrolase has protein sequence MTNDHLLRSRPGAQHRLVLLHGWGADAEDLLPLGEALTADLPKPVELVALRAPELHPQGVGRQWYGLFPADWSAVPAACQELSQRLQSLSDGDRPLERTVVLGFSQGAAMALASGCDLPLAGLIACSGYPHPGWTPPHERPPVLLVHGTRDEVVPFSASEKLQSLLNGDALSPRAELQASGEGHTIAAESLPGIQAALSRWWT, from the coding sequence ATGACCAACGACCACCTGCTGCGCTCCCGTCCCGGAGCCCAACATCGGTTGGTGCTCCTGCATGGTTGGGGTGCCGATGCCGAAGACCTGCTACCGCTCGGGGAAGCCCTCACGGCCGATCTGCCCAAGCCGGTGGAGCTGGTGGCGCTCCGGGCCCCAGAGCTGCATCCGCAGGGCGTTGGACGCCAGTGGTATGGGCTCTTCCCAGCGGATTGGAGCGCGGTACCCGCGGCATGCCAGGAGCTAAGTCAACGCCTTCAATCACTCAGCGATGGGGATCGGCCCCTGGAGAGAACGGTGGTGCTCGGGTTTTCCCAGGGGGCTGCCATGGCTCTGGCGAGCGGTTGCGACCTGCCACTGGCAGGGCTGATCGCTTGCAGTGGCTATCCCCACCCCGGCTGGACACCACCACACGAGCGTCCACCTGTTCTTTTGGTGCACGGGACACGGGATGAGGTGGTGCCGTTCAGTGCCAGCGAAAAACTGCAGTCCCTGCTCAACGGTGACGCGTTGTCTCCGAGAGCGGAACTGCAGGCGTCAGGGGAAGGGCACACGATCGCGGCTGAATCGCTTCCCGGGATCCAGGCGGCCCTCAGCCGCTGGTGGACCTGA
- the purH gene encoding bifunctional phosphoribosylaminoimidazolecarboxamide formyltransferase/IMP cyclohydrolase, translated as MAPTALLSVSDKRGLVPLAEALHRRHGFRLLSSGGTAAVLEQAGLPVTRVADHTGAPEILGGRVKTLHPRIHGGILAKRGDPNHDADLAAQQIDRIDVVVVNLYPFRETVADPDVTWDVAIENIDIGGPTMVRSAAKNHADVAVLTSPEQYDRVIAALDRPGGIDAGLRRRLALEAFAHTAAYDTAISTWMNTRMQKAENATGAQEGADEGAALPWLEAVPLRQRLRYGENPHQQASWYSSPRGGWGGALQLQGKELSTNNLLDLEAALATVREFGYGSDGRYPAQQPAAVVVKHTNPCGVAVADAVAAALTRALDADRVSAFGGIVALNGVVEEAAARELTGLFLECVVAPGYTAEARDILAAKANLRLLELAPDAIDAAGHAHVRSILGGLLVQDLDDQPIDPSSWTVATQRPPTAQEQADLRFAWQLVRHVRSNAIVVARAGQSLGVGAGQMNRVGSARLALEAAGDQARGAVLASDGFFPFDDTVRLAASHGITAVIHPGGSLRDADSIKACDELGLAMLLTGRRHFLH; from the coding sequence ATGGCACCCACCGCCCTGCTGAGCGTGTCCGACAAGCGTGGGCTGGTGCCCCTGGCGGAGGCCCTGCATCGCCGCCATGGCTTCCGGCTGCTCTCCAGTGGAGGCACCGCTGCGGTGCTCGAGCAGGCCGGTCTTCCTGTGACTCGGGTGGCGGATCACACCGGTGCACCGGAGATCCTGGGCGGCCGAGTGAAAACGCTGCACCCCCGCATTCATGGCGGCATCCTGGCGAAGCGGGGCGATCCCAACCACGACGCCGATCTGGCGGCGCAGCAGATCGATCGGATCGATGTGGTGGTGGTGAACCTGTATCCCTTCCGTGAAACGGTGGCCGATCCAGACGTGACTTGGGATGTGGCGATCGAAAACATTGATATCGGTGGGCCCACCATGGTGCGCTCGGCTGCCAAAAACCATGCCGATGTGGCGGTGCTCACCAGCCCTGAGCAATACGACAGGGTGATCGCAGCCCTCGACCGCCCCGGTGGGATCGATGCCGGCTTGCGGCGCCGGCTTGCGCTCGAGGCGTTTGCCCATACCGCCGCCTACGACACCGCCATCAGCACCTGGATGAACACCCGGATGCAGAAGGCCGAGAATGCCACTGGGGCACAGGAAGGCGCTGACGAGGGTGCTGCGCTGCCCTGGCTGGAAGCCGTTCCCCTGCGTCAGCGCCTGCGCTATGGCGAAAACCCCCATCAGCAGGCCAGTTGGTACAGCAGCCCCCGCGGCGGTTGGGGGGGTGCCCTGCAACTGCAGGGCAAGGAGCTCAGCACCAACAACCTTCTCGATCTTGAGGCGGCCCTCGCCACCGTGCGCGAGTTCGGTTACGGCAGCGACGGGCGTTATCCCGCCCAGCAACCAGCCGCCGTGGTGGTGAAGCACACCAATCCCTGCGGTGTGGCCGTCGCCGATGCGGTGGCTGCGGCGCTCACCCGGGCTCTGGATGCGGATCGGGTGAGTGCTTTCGGCGGCATCGTGGCACTCAACGGCGTGGTGGAGGAGGCGGCGGCCCGGGAACTCACCGGCTTGTTCCTGGAGTGTGTGGTGGCCCCGGGCTACACCGCAGAGGCGCGCGACATCCTGGCGGCGAAAGCCAACCTGCGCCTGCTGGAACTGGCACCAGATGCCATCGACGCTGCCGGCCATGCGCACGTGCGCAGCATCCTCGGCGGGCTGTTGGTGCAGGACCTCGATGATCAGCCGATCGATCCCTCCAGCTGGACCGTGGCGACGCAACGTCCGCCCACGGCCCAGGAGCAGGCAGATCTGCGCTTCGCCTGGCAGTTGGTGCGCCATGTGCGCTCGAACGCGATTGTCGTGGCCAGAGCTGGACAGAGTCTGGGGGTGGGGGCCGGCCAGATGAACCGGGTCGGCTCCGCTCGCCTGGCGCTCGAGGCGGCCGGGGATCAGGCCCGGGGAGCGGTGCTCGCCAGCGACGGCTTTTTCCCCTTCGACGACACGGTGCGCCTGGCTGCGAGCCATGGCATTACCGCAGTGATTCACCCCGGCGGCAGCCTGCGCGATGCCGATTCGATCAAGGCCTGCGATGAGCTCGGTCTGGCGATGCTGCTCACCGGCCGCCGTCATTTCTTGCACTGA
- a CDS encoding DUF4079 domain-containing protein: MTLAALPFAANFLHPLMMWALLAGGGYALYLGVQAKKVRTGTPEERKALIPGKFAQRHYLWGSVLLVVMVFGTLGGMAVTYLNNGKLFVSPHLIVGLAMTGLIAAAAALSPLMQQGNLLARKAHVGLNMGVLTLFLWQAVTGMQIVNKIWANR; this comes from the coding sequence ATGACCCTCGCTGCCCTTCCCTTCGCTGCGAATTTCCTGCATCCGTTGATGATGTGGGCGCTGCTTGCCGGCGGTGGCTACGCCCTTTATCTGGGTGTGCAGGCGAAGAAGGTTCGCACCGGTACGCCGGAGGAGCGCAAAGCCCTGATCCCTGGCAAATTTGCGCAGCGTCATTACCTGTGGGGGAGCGTGCTGCTGGTAGTGATGGTGTTCGGCACCCTGGGCGGGATGGCCGTCACCTACCTCAACAACGGCAAGCTGTTCGTCAGCCCTCATCTGATCGTCGGCCTGGCGATGACGGGCCTAATCGCCGCCGCTGCCGCTCTCTCACCGCTGATGCAGCAAGGCAATCTGCTGGCCCGCAAGGCCCATGTGGGCCTCAACATGGGCGTGCTGACGCTGTTCCTGTGGCAGGCCGTGACCGGCATGCAGATCGTGAACAAGATCTGGGCAAACCGCTGA